Proteins co-encoded in one Zootoca vivipara chromosome 3, rZooViv1.1, whole genome shotgun sequence genomic window:
- the CCDC85A gene encoding coiled-coil domain-containing protein 85A isoform X2: protein MSKVATPSGSAPGAGASASASSAPGSESCAAGVAEDLSKVSDEELLKWTKEELIRSLRKAESEKMSAMLDHSNLIREVNRRLQLHLGEIRGLKDINQKLQEDNQELRDLCCFLDDDRQKGKKVSREWQRLGRYSAGVMHKEVSLYLQKLKELEVRQEEVVKENLELKELCVLLDEEKGGVAGCRNSIDSQASLCQLNATSAFIRDVGDGSSTSSTGSTDSPDHHKHHPNSSPEHLQKVRSEGSPEHQKHRSASPEHLHKPRGSGSPDHQKHLKGPSPEHHKTLGKGAVEQQKHSCSSPETLPKHLLSGSPEHFQKHRRGSSPEHQKHSAGGGSPELLHKHALSGSSEHLPKVRGTSPEHLKQHYGGSPDHLKHLGGSSSREGTLRRPVTDDLSPHHRGLYNGMNGCVEETWRCCRLVSWN from the exons ATGTCTAAGGTGGCGACTCCGTCCGGATCCGCACCTGGAGCCGGGGCGTCGGCGTCTGCCTCGTCGGCGCCCGGCTCGGAAAGTTGCGCGGCGGGTGTGGCCGAAGACCTCTCCAAGGTGTCGGACGAGGAGCTGCTCAAGTGGACCAAGGAGGAGCTCATCCGGAGCCTGCGCAAGGCGGAGTCGGAGAAAATGAGCGCCATGCTGGACCACAGCAATCTCATCCGCGAGGTCAACCGGCGCTTGCAGCTTCACCTGGGCGAGATCCGGGGACTCAAG GACATCAaccagaaactgcaggaggacaACCAGGAGCTGCGAGACCTTTGCTGCTTCTTAGACGACGACCGGCAGAAAGGCAAGAAGGTTTCCCGCGAGTGGCAGAGGCTCGGCCGGTACAGCGCGGGCGTCATGCACAAGGAGGTGTCCCTGTACCTGCAGAAGCTGAAGGAGCTGGAAGTTAGGCAGGAGGAGGTGGTGAAGGAGAACCTGGAGCTGAAGGAGCTCTGCGTCCTGCTGGACGAGGAGAAGGGCGGTGTTGCCGGTTGCCGAAACTCGATTGACAGCCAGGCCAGCCTCTGCCAGCTTAACGCCACGAGCGCCTTTATCAGGGATGTCGGTGACGGCAGCAGCACCTCCAGCACCGGCAGCACAGACAGCCCCGACCACCACAAGCACCACCCGAACTCGAGCCCTGAGCACCTCCAGAAGGTGAGGAGCGAGGGGAGTCCCGAGCATCAGAAACACCGCAGCGCCAGCCCCGAACACCTCCACAAACCCCGCGGCTCCGGCAGCCCCGATCACCAGAAGCACCTGAAAGGACCCAGCCCGGAGCATCACAAGACTCTCGGAAAGGGGgctgtggagcagcagaagcaCAGCTGCAGCAGCCCGGAAACGCTGCCGAAGCACTTGTTGAGCGGCAGCCCTGAACATTTTCAGAAACACAGGCGTGGCAGCAGCCCGGAGCACCAGAAGCACAGCGCTGGCGGTGGCAGCCCCGAACTTCTCCACAAACACGCTCTGAGCGGGAGCTCTGAGCACCTCCCGAAAGTGAGGGGGACCAGCCCCGAACATCTCAAGCAGCACTATGGTGGAAGCCCGGACCATCTGAAGCActtggggggcagcagcagcagagaaggcaCCTTACGGAGGCCGGTGACAGATGACCTGTCCCCACATCACCGAGGCCTCTACAATGGGATGAATG
- the CCDC85A gene encoding coiled-coil domain-containing protein 85A isoform X3, with protein MSKVATPSGSAPGAGASASASSAPGSESCAAGVAEDLSKVSDEELLKWTKEELIRSLRKAESEKMSAMLDHSNLIREVNRRLQLHLGEIRGLKDINQKLQEDNQELRDLCCFLDDDRQKGKKVSREWQRLGRYSAGVMHKEVSLYLQKLKELEVRQEEVVKENLELKELCVLLDEEKGGVAGCRNSIDSQASLCQLNATSAFIRDVGDGSSTSSTGSTDSPDHHKHHPNSSPEHLQKVRSEGSPEHQKHRSASPEHLHKPRGSGSPDHQKHLKGPSPEHHKTLGKGAVEQQKHSCSSPETLPKHLLSGSPEHFQKHRRGSSPEHQKHSAGGGSPELLHKHALSGSSEHLPKVRGTSPEHLKQHYGGSPDHLKHLGGSSSREGTLRRPVTDDLSPHHRGLYNGMNDRLPPRPKALQS; from the exons ATGTCTAAGGTGGCGACTCCGTCCGGATCCGCACCTGGAGCCGGGGCGTCGGCGTCTGCCTCGTCGGCGCCCGGCTCGGAAAGTTGCGCGGCGGGTGTGGCCGAAGACCTCTCCAAGGTGTCGGACGAGGAGCTGCTCAAGTGGACCAAGGAGGAGCTCATCCGGAGCCTGCGCAAGGCGGAGTCGGAGAAAATGAGCGCCATGCTGGACCACAGCAATCTCATCCGCGAGGTCAACCGGCGCTTGCAGCTTCACCTGGGCGAGATCCGGGGACTCAAG GACATCAaccagaaactgcaggaggacaACCAGGAGCTGCGAGACCTTTGCTGCTTCTTAGACGACGACCGGCAGAAAGGCAAGAAGGTTTCCCGCGAGTGGCAGAGGCTCGGCCGGTACAGCGCGGGCGTCATGCACAAGGAGGTGTCCCTGTACCTGCAGAAGCTGAAGGAGCTGGAAGTTAGGCAGGAGGAGGTGGTGAAGGAGAACCTGGAGCTGAAGGAGCTCTGCGTCCTGCTGGACGAGGAGAAGGGCGGTGTTGCCGGTTGCCGAAACTCGATTGACAGCCAGGCCAGCCTCTGCCAGCTTAACGCCACGAGCGCCTTTATCAGGGATGTCGGTGACGGCAGCAGCACCTCCAGCACCGGCAGCACAGACAGCCCCGACCACCACAAGCACCACCCGAACTCGAGCCCTGAGCACCTCCAGAAGGTGAGGAGCGAGGGGAGTCCCGAGCATCAGAAACACCGCAGCGCCAGCCCCGAACACCTCCACAAACCCCGCGGCTCCGGCAGCCCCGATCACCAGAAGCACCTGAAAGGACCCAGCCCGGAGCATCACAAGACTCTCGGAAAGGGGgctgtggagcagcagaagcaCAGCTGCAGCAGCCCGGAAACGCTGCCGAAGCACTTGTTGAGCGGCAGCCCTGAACATTTTCAGAAACACAGGCGTGGCAGCAGCCCGGAGCACCAGAAGCACAGCGCTGGCGGTGGCAGCCCCGAACTTCTCCACAAACACGCTCTGAGCGGGAGCTCTGAGCACCTCCCGAAAGTGAGGGGGACCAGCCCCGAACATCTCAAGCAGCACTATGGTGGAAGCCCGGACCATCTGAAGCActtggggggcagcagcagcagagaaggcaCCTTACGGAGGCCGGTGACAGATGACCTGTCCCCACATCACCGAGGCCTCTACAATGGGATGAATG